One window from the genome of Paraclostridium sordellii encodes:
- a CDS encoding HD domain-containing protein yields the protein MNTAIFLEILTVAEKLKCNTRHSWTSSGRHESVAEHSWRIALMALLMRDEFPEIDMDKVIRMCLIHDLGEAFTGDIPTFEKKEEDSEKEDEIFFKWIATFPSPYREEFTELLKEMNERKTDEAKLYKALDNLEAVIQHNEADISTWIPLEYDLQFTYGSDKVEFSPYLKKLKKEIDQRTTEKIAKKNEA from the coding sequence ATGAATACAGCAATATTTTTAGAAATATTAACAGTAGCAGAAAAACTAAAATGCAATACTAGACACTCATGGACATCAAGTGGACGCCATGAAAGTGTAGCTGAACATAGCTGGCGTATTGCATTAATGGCGTTATTAATGCGTGATGAATTTCCAGAAATTGATATGGACAAGGTAATTCGTATGTGTTTGATTCACGATTTAGGAGAAGCCTTTACTGGTGATATTCCTACTTTTGAGAAGAAAGAAGAAGATAGTGAAAAAGAGGATGAGATATTTTTTAAATGGATTGCAACTTTCCCCAGTCCTTATCGTGAGGAATTTACAGAACTTTTAAAGGAAATGAATGAACGTAAAACTGATGAAGCAAAGCTTTACAAAGCATTAGATAATTTAGAAGCAGTGATTCAGCATAACGAGGCGGATATTAGTACTTGGATTCCTCTAGAATATGACTTACAGTTTACTTATGGTTCGGATAAGGTGGAATTTTCTCCGTATTTAAAGAAGTTAAAGAAAGAGATAGACCAAAGGACTACAGAAAAAATAGCTAAAAAGAATGAAGCTTAG